The nucleotide sequence CTGGCCGGAATGCCGGTTTTGCGGGCCCAGGTGGTTGTCACCGAGCCCGTATTCTTTCAGGATACCACACCCATCACGCTCACCTTCGATGCTACCAAAGGCAATGGAGCATTAGCCGGCTTTACCGGCCCCGTGTATATCTGGACCGGTGTCATCACCAACCGCAGCACCAGCAACACCGACTGGAAGTACGTAAAGAGCCCTTCGTTCGGGCAGGCGGATCCGGCGGCGCAGATGACGCGCAGCACCACCAACCCCAACCTCTACACCATCAGCTTCACCCCGCGCACTTTCTACGGCGTGCCTGCCACCGAGCAGATGCTGAAGCTGGCCATGATCTTCAAGAACGCCGATGGCTCGGTGGTGGGCCGCGGCGATGGCGGCGACATTCTGGTGAATATCTCGCAGAGTGCCCTCGACGCGCGCATCACGTCGCCCACCACGGCGCAGTTCGTGCCGGCTGGCACGCAGGTGCCCGTAACAGGCATCGCCTCAGCCAGCGCCCAGCTCACTTTCCGCCTCAATGGCGTGCAGGTGGCCCAGCAGACGGGCACTTCGCTCAGCACCAACATCACTGTCAGCCAGGTAGGCCGCAACGTGGTCCGCTTCACGGCGACCAACGGTAGCCTTACGGCCTCCGACTCGGTGCTGGTGGTAGTAAGCCCGCAGGTAACGGTGGCAGCCCTGCCCGCCGGCGCCAAGAAAGACGGCATCACTTACATCAACGGCGGCACGTCGGCCATTCTGAGCCTCACGGCGCCCGGCAAGAGCTTCGTGTATGTGCTCGGTGAGTTCAACAACTGGCAGCAGACCACGGCTGGTTTCATGAAGAAGACGCCCGAAACCGACGCGGCCAACGCCCGCTGGTGGGTGCAGATCGACAACCTGACCCCCGGCCAGGAGTACGCCTATCAGTATGAAGTAAACGGCATCCTGCGCGTGGCTGACCCCTACGCCGAAAAAGTGCTGGACCCCAGCAACGACCGGTTCATTCCGGCCGTGACCTACCCGAGCCTGAAGGCTTACCCAACGGGCCAAACTACTGGCATCGTGTCGGTGCTGCAAAGCAACCAGACGCCGTATCAGTGGCAGGTAAACAACTTCCAGCGCCCCAAGCGCACCGACCTAGTGGTGTATGAGCTGCACTTGCGCGACTTCATCGCCCGCCACGACTACGCGACGCTGAAGGACACCCTGACCTACCTCAAACGCCTGGGCGTAAACTGCATCGAGCTGATGCCGGTGAACGAGTTTGAAGGTAACGACTCGTGGGGCTACAATCCCTCGTTCTACTTTGCTCCCGACAAATACTACGGCACCAAGGATGCGCTTAAGGCCTTCATCGACGAAGCCCACCGCCGCGGTTTTGCCGTAGTGCTGGATATGGTGCTCAACCACAGCTGCGGCCAGAGCCCCATGGTGCAGATGTACTTCGATGGCGGCAACCCCTCGGCCGATTCGCCCTGGTTCAACCGCACAGCCACGCACCCCTTCAACGTGTGTTACGACTTCAACCACGAGTCGCCATTCACCAAGTATTTCTCCAAGCAGGTGATGGGCTTCTGGCTGCAGGAGTACCGCATCGACGGCTACCGCTTCGACCTGAGCAAAGGCTTCACCCAGCGCAACTCCGGCAACGATGTGGGGGCCTGGGGTGCGTACGACCAGTCCCGCATCAACATCTGGCAGGACTACTACAGCTACATGACGTCCATCGACCCGACGCACTACACTATCCTGGAGCACTTCGCCGACAACTCGGAGGAACGCGTGCTGGCCGATGCTGGCATGATGCTGTGGGGCAACATGCACGGGGCGTACGCCGAAGCCATCAAAGGCAACGGGGCCAGCTCCAACCTGGTGGGCACCAGCTACCAGAACCGCCAGTTCCAGCAGCCCAACCTAGTGAGCTACATGGAAAGCCACGACGAAGAGCGCCAGATTGTGGAAGCGCTTACGTCGGGCAACACTACCAATCCGGCGCACAACGTGCGCGAGTTGCCTGTGGCTCTGGCCCGCGCCGAAGCCGCCGCCGCTTTCTTCCTCACCATCCCCGGCCCGAAGATGATCTGGCAGTTTGGCGAGCTGGGCTATGATGTCGGCATCAACTTCAACGGCCGCACCGGCCAGAAGCCGATTCGCTGGAACTACCAGACCGAGCCGGCCCGCCGTCGCCTCTACAACGTATATGCCGCCCTCAACGCCCTGCGTGTGAACGAGCCCGCCTTCGAGTCGCGCACCTTCACTATCTCGGGCCGCGTGAACCTGAAAACCATCCGCATCACCGACCCGAGCATGAACGTAGTGGTGCTGGGCAACTTCGGGGTACAGGCCGACAGCATCACGCCCTCGTTCCCGAACACTGGCAAGTGGTACAACTACCTGCGCGGCGACAGTATCACGGTAACCAACGTCGACAAGCGCCTGCCGCTCGGCCCCGGCGAATACGGCGTGTACACCTCGCGCCGCGTGAAGCTGCCGGCAGCCGTAGTCCTGAGCAACAAGCCAAGCCGCCTCACCACCGCCGACCTGCGCCTGACTGCTGCTCCTAACCCGGTGGCTACCACCGCCACGGTGCAGTACACGCTCACTTCGGCGGCGCCCGTTACCGTTACGGTTACTAACCTGCTGGGTGCCAGCGCGCAGAAGCCGGTAGTGCTGGCCCGCCAGAGCAGCGGCCCGCACGAGCTGCAGCTGCCCGTAAGTGGCCTCGCCAACGGGGTGTATCTCGTGCGCCTGCAGGCTGGCGAGCAGCAGCAAACCATTCGGTTGCTGGTGCAGCACTAAGCATCGGAACAGCTAGTATCAACGTACAAAAAATCCCCGCTGGCAGCTGCCAGCGGGGATTTTTTGTTTCCGGATAATGGGTTGCGGCCGTGGCCTACGCTTTGCCTTCGTGGAAAGTCACGAGGTCGTCGATGGGGGAGCGGATGATCTTGCCCACTTCCATGTCGTGGCTTTTGGCTACCTGCACCAGTGCATCGCGGAAGTTGTAGCCCACCGAGCCGATGCAGTTGAAGGTGTAGTCCTGGTAGTTGGGGTAGTGCCGGACGATGTTTTCGAAGAAGGTTTCGAAACCCTGCAGCACAATCTCGCGGCAGTAGCTGATGTTGTTGTGGTCGTAGGTGAACTTGGCGAAGCTGGCCAGAAACCGGTTGGGCAGCGGCTGGTTGTAGAGCCGGTCCAGAATGTCTTCGCGGGTGAGCTTGAACTCCTCCTGAAAAATCTCCTGCAGGCCGTCGGGCAGCAGGCCGCGCAGGTAGTCGCGCAGCAGCCGCTTGCCAATGAACGAACCCGAGCCTTCGTCACCCAGAAAATAGCCGAGCGAGTCGACATTGTGCGTGATGCGGGTACCATCGTAGAGGCAGGAGTTGGTGCCCGTGCCGAGGATGGCCGCGAACCCCGGCTTGTGGCCGAGCAGCGCGCGCGCCGAAGCCAGCAGGTCGTGGTCGACGGTGACTTTGGCCTGCGGAAACACCTGGCGCATGGCCTGGGCCAGCACTTCAGCCTTCTTCGCCGAAGAAACACCGGCTCCATAATAAAAAACTTCCGTAACTTCTTCGCGGTGAAGGGTTTCGGGTAGGTTCTTATTCAGCGAGGCAATTACGCCGGCCGTGTCGATAAAGTCGGGGTTGTATCCTTCGGTGTTGAAGTGTACCCGGTTGCCGGCTTCGTCGAGCTGGCACCAGCTGCTCTTGGTAGAGCCGCCATCGGCAATGAGAATCATAGGCTAAAAAGAGAAACAGAACTGAAAAAAAATGCTGGCTGACGCACGTTTTACCGTGCCACAACAGATACGAATGTACGGCTCCGGTCGCAGAAATTATGCGTTTTCAGAACCACACTTCCCGGCCCGACGTAAAGCCGTTGCAGTACCCTAAAAACAGGTGTTCGGAGCAAGCGAAATTTCGCTTTTCGAAACCTATATTTTTTAGCGTTTTTTTAACAGAAAAGTGCCGCTAAATCTTTTTTTTACCCGTGCATTTGGTATTTTTACTGCATCACGGAAACAGCCGATAAGGGTTTCTCCATCGTTCTAATTCTCACTCTTTTCCCCATTTTTTTTCAACCCCATCTCATGAAAAAAATCTTTACCCTCGCAGCTGCCGGAGCACTGGCTGCCACTGCTCTCAACGCGCAGGCACAAATCACGCTTGACGGCGTAATGAACACCGCTGAAATCGGTGCTGCTAACTCGGGTCGCTACGTTTCGCTGGGTGCTTTCACCACACCTCACCCTGCTGGTTTCGGCGACTGGGGTCTGCTGCGTATGTACGGTGCCAACACCGCCAGCAAACTGTATGTTGCTCTGGCTGGTACGCCCGAAGCCAACGGCAATGGTCTGCAGATTTACATGGACTTCCCGAACAAAACGGGCGTAACGTCCGGCACGGCGCTGCCAGCCGTAACGGGTCCGGTAGCTGGTACGGCTACCACCATGTTTGAAGGTGCCGGTATCACGGGCACCAAAATGGACATGGAAGTGGACGCCGCTCTGGCTCTGAAAGGCGAGTCGCTGACTTCGTTCATTCCTCAGGCCGCCGTTTACACTTCCAACACGGCCGGCACGGCTGCTGTACTGGCTACGACCATGACGGCTACCGGCGCTCCAATCACCATCGCCGGTGCTACCGGTAACTTCGCCATGTTCAACGGTTCGCGTATGGCGTACCGCGGTACTTCGGACGGCAAAATCACCACCAACCCCGGCAACGCCAACGGTGGCGGCGCTGGTTCGTATGGCTGGGAAATCGAGCTGGACCGTACTGCTCTGGGCTTGCCTTCGGGTGCCAGCATCGTGCGCCTGTTCGCTGGCTACGTAAGCAACACCGGCTACTGGTCGTCGGACGTGATTCCTGAAATTGCTGGTAACGCCGCCGCTAACCTGGAAAACTCGCCTGACTTCACGCAGGAAACCGGCACGCAAGCTGCTACCCTGAACGTGGTAGTACTGAGCAACCGCAACGCTGCCGAGGCTGCCGTAGCCATGAGCGTGTTCCCGAACCCATCGTCGAGCAAGGCAACCGTTACCTATCAGGTACTGAACCGCGCTCAAAACGTAAACGTAACCCTGACCGACCTGACCGGCCGTACCGTACGTGTGCTGAAAAGCGGTGTACAAGCTGCCGGCTTCCAGTCGATCAGCCTGAGTACGCAGGACGTAGCTGCCGGCACCTACATGGTGAACGTGAAAGTTGGCGACCTGACGGCTACCCGCAAAGTGGTTCTGCTCTAAGCTTACCGCTTACCTAGCTTACATAAGCCCGCTGCCAAGCAGCGGGCTTTTTTTGTGCGCTCTATTTCGTCTCAGTTCTGCCGGATATAGCTTGGACACAGTGAGTTGTGCGTTAGCCAAGTCTCCGGAGCAACCGGCAGTGGCAGCAGGGCAGGAGCCCGGGCGCCAAGTGCTCCGCTCCCGATAGCAGGTTTGTGCCCAGTGCTGGTTTCGCCACAGCAGTTGTTGGCAGGGGCTCGAACTTTGTAGTTCGAGCCCCTGCGCCGCTAGAACTGGCCGAAAGGTGCGGGGGCGCGACCTACAACGCTCGCGCTACTCTACTGCTTTGGCATAAAAGTAAATACCAGGTAGTAAGACCTAGGCAGTGGGGTAATGCAGATGCTTATCAGATGCTTATCAAGCACGTAGTTGTTTGTTATTTGATATCCTGTAACTGTCTCACTGTTGAGGAATATCAAACGGCTCACAAACAGGCATAAAAAAAGCCTTCCAGTTGGAAGGCTTTTTTAGATTCAGAACGGATAGGTTAGTACCCTGGATTCTGACGCAGTGTTGGGTTTGCGGTCAGGTCGGCTACTGGAATAGGGAACAACGTGCGGAAAGAAGCTACGTCGCCACCAGCCTGAGGACCACCTTTGAAGGGCCAGGTGTAGGCAGTGCCGGTGTATTTGCCGAAACGGATCAGGTCGGTACGACGGTGTGCCTCCCAGTACAGCTCCCGCATACGCTCGGCCAGGATGAAGTCCAGGTCGATGCTGGCTACGTCCGAAGTCGGGTTAGCCGTAGTGATGGGGAAGCCATAGCCGCGACGACGCAGCTGGTTTACGTAGCTGAGAGCCGTAGCCTGGCTGCCGCCGCCGCCGCGCAGAACGGCTTCGGCGTACATCAGGTACACATCGGCCAGACGGAACAGTGGGATGTCGGTGTCAACAAACTCTTTGGTGGCGTCGGAGCCATCAGCACCGGTGGAGGTTTTGTTGGTCCACTTAGTCACGGCCCAGCCTTCGCGGAAAGTGGTGAGGCTGGCCATCTCCAGGTTCTGGCGGGTGGTGAAGAACATGGCACGCTTGTCGGCCGGAGCTGCTGCCTGAGCAGCCGTGGTCAGGCCAAAGGCCAGCGGCAGGTTTTTGCGGGCGCGCAAGCCACCCCAACCCGAGTTGACACCCAGCGTAGCTGGCTGCAGCGAGCCACCCGATGAAGCATGCACCAAGAAGGTGGTGCCGCCATAGCTGCGCGTACGCAGACCGTCGCAGACGATTGGGAAGATGATTTCCGAGTTGGCTACCCGGTCGTTATCAGCGCCGAACAGGTCGCTGTAGCGGCCGGCCAGCGAGTAGCCCGAACCAATTACTTTGTTGCAATACGTGATGACATCAGCATTGCGAGCCGTACCCGTGTATACCTGAGCATTCAGGTAGAGGTGAGCCAGCAGCGTTTGTGCAGCCGCCTGGCTGGCGCGGCCGTACTCAGCCTGAGCGCGGGGCAGCAGATCTGGTTCGATGGCCTTCAGTTCAGACTCCACATACGCGAACAAGTCGGCGCGCGAAATCTGACGGGGCTGAAACTTACCGGGAGCATCGGCCTCCGTTACGAACGGCACGTTGCCGAACATATCGAGGGCGTGGTAGTAGCCGAGG is from Hymenobacter yonginensis and encodes:
- a CDS encoding DUF4961 domain-containing protein: MKTLRLLLSLVAMLAGMPVLRAQVVVTEPVFFQDTTPITLTFDATKGNGALAGFTGPVYIWTGVITNRSTSNTDWKYVKSPSFGQADPAAQMTRSTTNPNLYTISFTPRTFYGVPATEQMLKLAMIFKNADGSVVGRGDGGDILVNISQSALDARITSPTTAQFVPAGTQVPVTGIASASAQLTFRLNGVQVAQQTGTSLSTNITVSQVGRNVVRFTATNGSLTASDSVLVVVSPQVTVAALPAGAKKDGITYINGGTSAILSLTAPGKSFVYVLGEFNNWQQTTAGFMKKTPETDAANARWWVQIDNLTPGQEYAYQYEVNGILRVADPYAEKVLDPSNDRFIPAVTYPSLKAYPTGQTTGIVSVLQSNQTPYQWQVNNFQRPKRTDLVVYELHLRDFIARHDYATLKDTLTYLKRLGVNCIELMPVNEFEGNDSWGYNPSFYFAPDKYYGTKDALKAFIDEAHRRGFAVVLDMVLNHSCGQSPMVQMYFDGGNPSADSPWFNRTATHPFNVCYDFNHESPFTKYFSKQVMGFWLQEYRIDGYRFDLSKGFTQRNSGNDVGAWGAYDQSRINIWQDYYSYMTSIDPTHYTILEHFADNSEERVLADAGMMLWGNMHGAYAEAIKGNGASSNLVGTSYQNRQFQQPNLVSYMESHDEERQIVEALTSGNTTNPAHNVRELPVALARAEAAAAFFLTIPGPKMIWQFGELGYDVGINFNGRTGQKPIRWNYQTEPARRRLYNVYAALNALRVNEPAFESRTFTISGRVNLKTIRITDPSMNVVVLGNFGVQADSITPSFPNTGKWYNYLRGDSITVTNVDKRLPLGPGEYGVYTSRRVKLPAAVVLSNKPSRLTTADLRLTAAPNPVATTATVQYTLTSAAPVTVTVTNLLGASAQKPVVLARQSSGPHELQLPVSGLANGVYLVRLQAGEQQQTIRLLVQH
- a CDS encoding N-acetylglucosamine kinase; this translates as MILIADGGSTKSSWCQLDEAGNRVHFNTEGYNPDFIDTAGVIASLNKNLPETLHREEVTEVFYYGAGVSSAKKAEVLAQAMRQVFPQAKVTVDHDLLASARALLGHKPGFAAILGTGTNSCLYDGTRITHNVDSLGYFLGDEGSGSFIGKRLLRDYLRGLLPDGLQEIFQEEFKLTREDILDRLYNQPLPNRFLASFAKFTYDHNNISYCREIVLQGFETFFENIVRHYPNYQDYTFNCIGSVGYNFRDALVQVAKSHDMEVGKIIRSPIDDLVTFHEGKA
- a CDS encoding T9SS type A sorting domain-containing protein; the protein is MKKIFTLAAAGALAATALNAQAQITLDGVMNTAEIGAANSGRYVSLGAFTTPHPAGFGDWGLLRMYGANTASKLYVALAGTPEANGNGLQIYMDFPNKTGVTSGTALPAVTGPVAGTATTMFEGAGITGTKMDMEVDAALALKGESLTSFIPQAAVYTSNTAGTAAVLATTMTATGAPITIAGATGNFAMFNGSRMAYRGTSDGKITTNPGNANGGGAGSYGWEIELDRTALGLPSGASIVRLFAGYVSNTGYWSSDVIPEIAGNAAANLENSPDFTQETGTQAATLNVVVLSNRNAAEAAVAMSVFPNPSSSKATVTYQVLNRAQNVNVTLTDLTGRTVRVLKSGVQAAGFQSISLSTQDVAAGTYMVNVKVGDLTATRKVVLL
- a CDS encoding RagB/SusD family nutrient uptake outer membrane protein, coding for MKRFSPRGLSALTLAAMLTLGSTSCMKDLDREPFYGLDTETVYANPAAQRQVLAKIYGGLVITGQKTTGDADTKGDDEGATSYSRLLFKLQELTTDEAAIAWTDGAIQNLNDNTWTSNNNYVLGMYNRIYFQIALANEFIREMSDDKLSGRGITGNDLTNAKLYRNEARFLRALGYYHALDMFGNVPFVTEADAPGKFQPRQISRADLFAYVESELKAIEPDLLPRAQAEYGRASQAAAQTLLAHLYLNAQVYTGTARNADVITYCNKVIGSGYSLAGRYSDLFGADNDRVANSEIIFPIVCDGLRTRSYGGTTFLVHASSGGSLQPATLGVNSGWGGLRARKNLPLAFGLTTAAQAAAPADKRAMFFTTRQNLEMASLTTFREGWAVTKWTNKTSTGADGSDATKEFVDTDIPLFRLADVYLMYAEAVLRGGGGSQATALSYVNQLRRRGYGFPITTANPTSDVASIDLDFILAERMRELYWEAHRRTDLIRFGKYTGTAYTWPFKGGPQAGGDVASFRTLFPIPVADLTANPTLRQNPGY